Proteins from one Hemiscyllium ocellatum isolate sHemOce1 chromosome 30, sHemOce1.pat.X.cur, whole genome shotgun sequence genomic window:
- the LOC132829832 gene encoding polyadenylate-binding protein 4-like isoform X2, whose protein sequence is MNFDVIKGKPIRIMWSQRDPSLRKSGVGNVFIKNLDKSIDNKALYDTFSAFGNILSCKVVCDENGSKGYAFVHFETQDAADRAIDKMNGMLLNDRKVFVGRFKSRKEREAELGAKAKEFTNVYIKNFGDDMDDERLKEMFDKFGKTLSVKVMTDPNGKCKGFGFVSYEKHEDASKAVEEMNGKDLNGKMLFVGRAQKKVERQAELKRKFEQLKQERISRYQGVNLYIKNLDDTIDDEKLRKEFAPFGSITSAKVMLEDGRSKGFGFVCFSSPEEATKAVTEMNGRIVGSKPLYVALAQRKEERKAHLTNQYMQRIAGMRAMPANTIINQFQPAAGGYFMPAVPQAQGRATYYAPNQMAQMRPSPRWQQQQTRPQGFQAMPNALRQGGPRPSLRHLTPTGNTQGPRGIPGAQRMGLSTTQNLAHRPGIAGPAPRGVPPYKYAPTVRNPQQSVVQPQMAVQQPSQSAVLVQGQEPLTASMLAAAPPQEQKQMLGERLFPLIQSMHPSLAGKITGMLLEIDNSELLHMLESPESLRSKVEEAVAVLQAHQAKKEAAQKAAVVVATS, encoded by the exons ATGAACTTTGATGTCATCAAGGGGAAACCAATCCGTATCATGTGGTCTCAGCGTGACCCATCTCTGAGGAAATCGGGTGTAGGCAATGTGTTCATCAAGAATCTAGACAAATCCATTGACAACAAGGCTTTGTATGACACATTCTCTGCATTTGGGAACATCTTGTCTTGTAAG GTGGTATGTGATGAGAATGGCTCCAAAGGATATGCATTTGTTCACTTTGAGACTCAGGATGCTGCAGATAGAGCTATTGACAAAATGAACGGCATGTTGCTTAATGACCGAAAAGT ATTTGTCGGTCGTTTTAAGTCTCGtaaagagagagaggctgaacttGGTGCAAAGGCAAAAGAGTTTACCAATGTTTACATAAAAAACTTTGGCGATGATATGGATGATGAACGACTCAAAGAAATGTTTGATAAATTTG GCAAAACCCTCAGTGTCAAAGTAATGACAGACCCAAATGGAAAGTGCAAAGGCTTTGGCTTTGTTAGctatgaaaaacatgaggatgcTTCTAAG GCTGTGGAAGAAATGAATGGGAAGGACCTGAATGGGAAAATGCTGTTTGTTGGACGTGCCCAGAAAAAAGTGGAACGACAGGCTGAACTAAAAAGAAAGTTTGAACAATTAAAACAGGAGCGAATCAGTAGATACCAG GGTGTGAATCTATACATTAAAAATCTGGATGACACCATTGATGATGAAAAACTGAGGAAAGAGTTTGCACCATTTGGATCAATCACCAGTGCTAAG GTAATGCTGGAGGATGGCCGAAGCAAAGGTTTTGGCTTTGTCTGTTTTTCCTCTCCTGAAGAAGCCACAAAAGCTGTAACGGAAATGAATGGACGTATTGTTGGTTCCAAGCCATTATATGTAGCCCTTGCCCAAAGGAAAGAGGAACGCAAGGCACATTTAACAAATCAGTATATGCAAAGAATTGCAGGGATGCGGGCCATGCCAGCTAATACAATCATCAACCAATTTCAGCCAGCTGCAGGAGGCTACTTTATGCCAGCTGTACCTCAG GCCCAAGGTAGAGCTACATATTATGCACCAAATCAGATGGCTCAGATGAGACCCAGTCCACGTTGGCAACAGCAACAAACCAGACCCCAAG GGTTCCAAGCCATGCCAAATGCTCTTCGTCAAGGAGGTCCTCGGCCTTCTCTGCGGCACCTAACACCAACAGGAAATACTCAGGGTCCTCGAGGTATTCCTGGTGCACAGAGAATGG GATTATCAACGACTCAGAATCTGGCTCATCGTCCTGGAATTGCTGGCCCAGCACCAAGGGGTGTTCCACCTTATAAGTATGCTCCCACTGTTCGCAACCCACAGCAATCAGTAGTGCAACCTCAAATGGCCGTACAACAG ccCTCTCAATCTGCAGTGCTTGTACAAGGACAGGAACCTCTGACTGCCTCCATGCTTGCTGCAGCCCCTCCTCAGGAACAGAAGCAGATGCTTG GTGAACGTCTATTCCCCTTGATCCAGAGTATGCACCCTTCCTTGGCCGGAAAGATCACTGGAATGCTCCTAGAGATAGATAACTCTGAGCTGCTACACATGTTGGAGTCCCCAGAATCACTCCGGTCAAAG GTTGAAGAAGCTGTGGCCGTACTACAAGCTCATCAAGCCAAGAAAGAGGCTGCCCAGAAGGCAGCTGTGGTTGTAGCTACATCCTAA
- the LOC132829832 gene encoding polyadenylate-binding protein 4-like isoform X1: protein MNQTGASYPMASLYVGDLHPDVTEAMLYEKFSPAGPVLSIRVCRDMITRRSLGYAYVNFQQPADAERALDTMNFDVIKGKPIRIMWSQRDPSLRKSGVGNVFIKNLDKSIDNKALYDTFSAFGNILSCKVVCDENGSKGYAFVHFETQDAADRAIDKMNGMLLNDRKVFVGRFKSRKEREAELGAKAKEFTNVYIKNFGDDMDDERLKEMFDKFGKTLSVKVMTDPNGKCKGFGFVSYEKHEDASKAVEEMNGKDLNGKMLFVGRAQKKVERQAELKRKFEQLKQERISRYQGVNLYIKNLDDTIDDEKLRKEFAPFGSITSAKVMLEDGRSKGFGFVCFSSPEEATKAVTEMNGRIVGSKPLYVALAQRKEERKAHLTNQYMQRIAGMRAMPANTIINQFQPAAGGYFMPAVPQAQGRATYYAPNQMAQMRPSPRWQQQQTRPQGFQAMPNALRQGGPRPSLRHLTPTGNTQGPRGIPGAQRMGLSTTQNLAHRPGIAGPAPRGVPPYKYAPTVRNPQQSVVQPQMAVQQPSQSAVLVQGQEPLTASMLAAAPPQEQKQMLGERLFPLIQSMHPSLAGKITGMLLEIDNSELLHMLESPESLRSKVEEAVAVLQAHQAKKEAAQKAAVVVATS, encoded by the exons ATGAATCAGACCGGTGCCAGCTACCCGATGGCGTCGCTTTATGTCGGCGACCTGCACCCAGATGTCACCGAGGCGATGCTGTATGAGAAATTTAGCCCGGCCGGGCCTGTGCTCTCCATCAGGGTTTGCAGGGACATGATCACCAGGAGGTCACTCGGATACGCTTATGTCAACTTCCAGCAGCCCGCAGACG CTGAACGTGCCTTGGATACCATGAACTTTGATGTCATCAAGGGGAAACCAATCCGTATCATGTGGTCTCAGCGTGACCCATCTCTGAGGAAATCGGGTGTAGGCAATGTGTTCATCAAGAATCTAGACAAATCCATTGACAACAAGGCTTTGTATGACACATTCTCTGCATTTGGGAACATCTTGTCTTGTAAG GTGGTATGTGATGAGAATGGCTCCAAAGGATATGCATTTGTTCACTTTGAGACTCAGGATGCTGCAGATAGAGCTATTGACAAAATGAACGGCATGTTGCTTAATGACCGAAAAGT ATTTGTCGGTCGTTTTAAGTCTCGtaaagagagagaggctgaacttGGTGCAAAGGCAAAAGAGTTTACCAATGTTTACATAAAAAACTTTGGCGATGATATGGATGATGAACGACTCAAAGAAATGTTTGATAAATTTG GCAAAACCCTCAGTGTCAAAGTAATGACAGACCCAAATGGAAAGTGCAAAGGCTTTGGCTTTGTTAGctatgaaaaacatgaggatgcTTCTAAG GCTGTGGAAGAAATGAATGGGAAGGACCTGAATGGGAAAATGCTGTTTGTTGGACGTGCCCAGAAAAAAGTGGAACGACAGGCTGAACTAAAAAGAAAGTTTGAACAATTAAAACAGGAGCGAATCAGTAGATACCAG GGTGTGAATCTATACATTAAAAATCTGGATGACACCATTGATGATGAAAAACTGAGGAAAGAGTTTGCACCATTTGGATCAATCACCAGTGCTAAG GTAATGCTGGAGGATGGCCGAAGCAAAGGTTTTGGCTTTGTCTGTTTTTCCTCTCCTGAAGAAGCCACAAAAGCTGTAACGGAAATGAATGGACGTATTGTTGGTTCCAAGCCATTATATGTAGCCCTTGCCCAAAGGAAAGAGGAACGCAAGGCACATTTAACAAATCAGTATATGCAAAGAATTGCAGGGATGCGGGCCATGCCAGCTAATACAATCATCAACCAATTTCAGCCAGCTGCAGGAGGCTACTTTATGCCAGCTGTACCTCAG GCCCAAGGTAGAGCTACATATTATGCACCAAATCAGATGGCTCAGATGAGACCCAGTCCACGTTGGCAACAGCAACAAACCAGACCCCAAG GGTTCCAAGCCATGCCAAATGCTCTTCGTCAAGGAGGTCCTCGGCCTTCTCTGCGGCACCTAACACCAACAGGAAATACTCAGGGTCCTCGAGGTATTCCTGGTGCACAGAGAATGG GATTATCAACGACTCAGAATCTGGCTCATCGTCCTGGAATTGCTGGCCCAGCACCAAGGGGTGTTCCACCTTATAAGTATGCTCCCACTGTTCGCAACCCACAGCAATCAGTAGTGCAACCTCAAATGGCCGTACAACAG ccCTCTCAATCTGCAGTGCTTGTACAAGGACAGGAACCTCTGACTGCCTCCATGCTTGCTGCAGCCCCTCCTCAGGAACAGAAGCAGATGCTTG GTGAACGTCTATTCCCCTTGATCCAGAGTATGCACCCTTCCTTGGCCGGAAAGATCACTGGAATGCTCCTAGAGATAGATAACTCTGAGCTGCTACACATGTTGGAGTCCCCAGAATCACTCCGGTCAAAG GTTGAAGAAGCTGTGGCCGTACTACAAGCTCATCAAGCCAAGAAAGAGGCTGCCCAGAAGGCAGCTGTGGTTGTAGCTACATCCTAA